The Acidimicrobiales bacterium DNA segment TGGTGCCAGCGGCGATCGGCATGCGAGGCAACGTCTTCGGCGCGCTGGGCAGCCGCATCAGCACGCTGGCGCACCAAGGTCGGTTCCACGCAGTTCGCAGCGTCGAGTCGCCTACCGGGCAGAACATCGCGGCGGCGGTGGTGCTGTCGGCGACGACCTCCACCGCGCTTGCAGTGTTGGCCAAGGTGCTGTCGGCCGCACTCGGTGTGCGGCATTCGATCGCCCTCGCCGACTTCATCGTGGTGTCGGTATTGGGGGCCGCGCTGTCGTCGGTCGTGCTGCTCGCCGTCACGTTGTTCATGGCGCGCCGGAGCGTCCGCCACAACGTGGACCTCGACAACATCTCGGCGCCAGTCGTCACGACGACCGGCGACGTCGTGACCCTTCCCAGCTTGTTCGCGGCCACGTTCCTCGTGCGGCGGCCGTGGGTGACACCGATCGTGAGTTGGTTGTGTGTCGCGGTGACAATCGTTGCGCTTCTGTGGTTGCTGCGCCGGCCCGCTCTTGGGATCGCGCGGCGCATCGTCGTCGAGTCGACTCCGGTGTTGATGCTGGCCGCGACGGTGGATGTGGTCAGCGGTGTGGCGATCGAGCGTCGGCTTTCGTCGTTCCTCGCGCTTCCAGCGCTGCTGGTGCTGATTCCGCCGTTCCTCGAGGAATCAGGTGCGCTCGGCGGCATCCTGTCGGCGCGGCTCGCGACAAAGCTCCACCTCGGAATCATCGACACGAGGCCGCGTTCATGGTCTGGTGCTCGCGATGACATCGCGGTGGTGTTGTTCTACGCCGCGCCCGTCTACATCTTCCTAGGCGTCGTCGCCTCGGTCGCCTCCGGCGTAACTGGCATCGTGAGCCCCGGGATTTTCGGCCTGATCGCCGTCAGCGTTCTCGGTGGTGCCATGGCGACGGCGGCGGCGATCGCCATCGCCTTCGCGACCGCGATCGCGACCTTTCGGCTCGGCCTCGACCCCGACAGCCACGGCATCCCACTCGTCACGTCGAGCCTTGATCTGATCGGCGTGGGGTGCCTTCTCGCCGCCGCGGGACTGTTGCGTTTCGGTTGACGGGGTCAGTCGACGTGGTACGGGATCGACGTCACGACGGTGCCTTCGCGAAACAGCAGCCGCGCCTTGAGGAACAGTGCCGTCTGGTTGTGCAACGCGTGTTCCCACCAGTGGCGGACGACCAACTCGGGCAGGATCACCGTGACGACGTCGTGCGGCCACCGCTGGTCGAGCTCGTCGACATAGGTCAGCAAGGGCCGAGTCAGCGCGCGGTAGGGGGACGCGACCATGTCGAGGGGAATGTCGAAGCCCTGCTGCACCCATCGTTGCGCGAGTTGGTCGGCCTTCTCGGGATCGAAGGCGATGTGCACGGCGTGGAGGTACTGGGGCCGCAGCGTTTTCGCGTAGGCCAGCGACGACAGCACA contains these protein-coding regions:
- a CDS encoding magnesium transporter; this encodes MFGRRRDLWAGFAALTLSCLGDLITGLTLGSITGTLQRLPGLLVLVPAAIGMRGNVFGALGSRISTLAHQGRFHAVRSVESPTGQNIAAAVVLSATTSTALAVLAKVLSAALGVRHSIALADFIVVSVLGAALSSVVLLAVTLFMARRSVRHNVDLDNISAPVVTTTGDVVTLPSLFAATFLVRRPWVTPIVSWLCVAVTIVALLWLLRRPALGIARRIVVESTPVLMLAATVDVVSGVAIERRLSSFLALPALLVLIPPFLEESGALGGILSARLATKLHLGIIDTRPRSWSGARDDIAVVLFYAAPVYIFLGVVASVASGVTGIVSPGIFGLIAVSVLGGAMATAAAIAIAFATAIATFRLGLDPDSHGIPLVTSSLDLIGVGCLLAAAGLLRFG